AACGAAACACCATGCACGTATTCCGCCATACCCTCTTATCCCTGCTCACTTATCCCTGCTCAGCCTACTCCTCGTCACCAGCGCCCAGGCTTCGCCGCTAAGCTCGCGGGCTCGGACGCCTTCATCGCCCTCAGGGTCATGGACGGCCAAGCGGTGGCCTATGTCTGCGACGGCCAGACCTTCGCCGAGTGGTTTAGCGGACCGCTCAGCGAGAACGGCCTGCTCGAGCTCCTCTTTGCGGACGGCCCGCACCTCAGAGCCAGCCCCAGCGACCCCCATCCTGCTCGAAGCGGTGAACGTTCCGACAGTTGCCAGAGAGGAATTGACATGAATCCGCGAGTCTACGACTATATCGTCTATATTGTCGATGCAGGCTCGGCGGGCTGTGTTCTCGCCGTGTTCTCACTGTGTTCTCGCTGTGTTCTCACTGTATGGGCACCACCTCGACGATGTCGTGGTGAAGCTTGGCCAGACCCTGGTCGAAGCTTGCCAGGCGACCGCGATTGGTTCGCGCGAGCTGCGCGAGGTAAGCATCGGTCACCTGCCGATGGCCGATAACGCCTTTCAGCGATACGTCGCGGTATGACAGACCGTCCGGCCAGAATTCGTGGCGAGGGTCGTTTGCCACCGCCGACACGACCGCTTTCGCCGTGTTGGCCGATTGACCTTCGCGTATGAGCAGCCGCACCAGGCTACCCTCGGTGATGGGACAGGTCGCGAAACAACCCTTGGCGTTTGCGAGCCAGACTTCAGCAGCCTCGTGGTGAACGTGGTCGGCCACGACAAGCGCGATCAGTACGTTGGCGTCTAGGAGAACGGTCACGCGTCGTCTTCTAAGGCGCGAACGTCCTCGGTGGTGATGACGATGCCAAGCTGCACCACGGGGAGACCGGTCCGTTGGCTACGGAAAATCTCTGCCGGCC
The Deinococcota bacterium genome window above contains:
- a CDS encoding PIN domain-containing protein, with translation MTVLLDANVLIALVVADHVHHEAAEVWLANAKGCFATCPITEGSLVRLLIREGQSANTAKAVVSAVANDPRHEFWPDGLSYRDVSLKGVIGHRQVTDAYLAQLARTNRGRLASFDQGLAKLHHDIVEVVPIQ